One Cervus canadensis isolate Bull #8, Minnesota chromosome 13, ASM1932006v1, whole genome shotgun sequence DNA segment encodes these proteins:
- the SCNN1D gene encoding amiloride-sensitive sodium channel subunit delta isoform X2: protein MRTSSSSEGRRTSSEQMQAEGTGQTVGGGPGTWTCSQAPPPTLPEEERGERLIELHASFRELVTFFCTNSTIHGTIRLVCSSQNRLKTASWGLLLAGALGVLYWQFALLFEQYWRYPVIMTVSVHSERKLFPSVTLCDMNPHRPHLARHHLRVLDDFARENIYSLYQFNFSDSGDALGAEVPGPEPAFQLDRRIRLQRLRPLDGQNRVGFKLCNSTGGDCVQQAYSSGIVAAQEWYRFHYINILALLPTAHEDSHGSHFVFSCRYDDRDCHAQHFQTSHHPTYGSCYTFNSVWATHRPGVTHRISLVLRAEQQDHLPLLSTKAGIKVMIHPQDHTPFLEHQGFSIRPGTETTIDIREDEVHRLGSPYGQCMDSTGSVDVQLLYNTSYTRQACLVSCFQQLMVQTCSCGYFFYPLPAGAKYCSYMRHPAWGHCFHHLYQKLKTHQLPCTTRCPQPCRESSYKLSAGTSRWPSSTSADWVLAVLGETSRRNPWPPSASIKSWPLPLPSSPSRARTEGPTSRSRAQPLSPVPCPRISLAKVNIFYQELNYRMVNETPVYSVSQLLSAMGSLWSLWLGSSVLSVVEVLELLLDAMALTLLLCCRWLRGSQGQPREAMRVPPPSQRPASGPVAAGTTSNAPGPGCLRLPRCCRDFSRSLG, encoded by the exons ATGCGCACTAGTAGCAGCTCCGAGGGGCGGAGAACGAGCTCAGAGCAG ATGCAGGCTGAAGGCACGGGCCAAACAGTGGGCGGGGGGCCAGGAACCTGGACGTGTTCCCAGGCACCCCCACCAACACTGCCCGAGGAAGAACGTGGAGAGAGGCTGATAGAGCTGCACGCCTCCTTCAGGGAGCTGGTCACCTTCTTCTGCACCAACTCCACTATCCACGGCACCATCCGCCTTGTCTGCTCCAGCCAGAACCGCCTCAAGACGGCCTCCTGGGGGCTACTGCTGGCAGGAGCCCTGGGCGTACTCTACTGGCAGTTCGCGCTCCTCTTCGAGCAGTACTGGCGTTACCCGGTCATCATGACAGTGTCCGTGCACTCGGAGCGCAAGCTCTTCCCTTCAGTCACTCTGTGCGACATGAACCCACACCG gccaCACTTAGCCCGCCACCATCTGCGGGTTCTGGATGACTTTGCCAGGGAGAACATCTACTCCCTGTATCAGTTCAACTTTAGCGACAGCGGGGACGCCCTGGGGGCCGAGGTCCCAGGTCCAGAGCCCGCCTTCCAGCTGGACCGTAGGATCCGCCTGCAGAGGCTGAGACCCTTGGACGGCCAGAACAGAGTGGGCTTCAAACTG TGTAACAGCACTGGAGGCGACTGTGTTCAGCAAGCCTACTCCTCCGGCATTGTAGCCGCCCAGGAGTGGTACCGCTTCCACTACATAAACATCCTGGCCCTGCTGCCCACTGCCCATGAGGACAGCCACGGCAGCCACTTTGTCTTCTCCTGCCGCTACGACGACCGGGACTGCCATGCCCA GCACTTCCAGACATCCCACCACCCCACCTACGGCAGCTGCTACACCTTCaacagtgtctgggccacacacCGGCCGGGCGTCACCCACA GGATCAGCCTGGTCCTCAGGGCTGAGCAGCAGGACCACCTCCCTCTGCTGTCCACGAAGGCCGGCATCAAGGTCATGATCCATCCACAAGACCACACGCCCTTCCTGGAGCATCAGGGCTTCAGCATCCGGCCAGGGACAGAGACCACCATTGACATCCGTGAG GATGAGGTGCACCGGCTCGGGAGCCCCTATGGGCAGTGCATGGACAGCACAGGCAGCGTGGACGTGCAGCTACTGTACAACACCTCCTATACCAGGCAG GCCTGCCTGGTCTCCTGCTTTCAGCAGCTGATGGTGCAGACCTGCTCCTGCGGCTACTTCTTCTACCCTCTGCCGGCGGGGGCCAAGTACTGCAGCTACATGCGGCACCCAGCCTGGG GTCACTGCTTCCACCACCTCTACCAGAAACTGAAGACCCACCAGCTTCCCTGCACCACCCGATGCCCGCAGCCTTGCAG GGAGTCGTCGTACAAGCTCTCTGCCGGGACCTCCAGATGGCCTTCCTCCACATCAGCC GACTGggtcctggctgtgctgggtgagACAAGCCGACGGAACCCATGGCCACCTTCTGCCTCCATCAAGTCCTGGCCGctgcccctgccctcctcacccTCCAGGGCCCGCACAGAAGGCCCCACCAGCAGGTCTAGGGCTCAGCCCCTCTCACCTGTGCCCTGCCCCAGGATCAGCCTGGCCAAGGTGAACATTTTCTATCAGGAGCTCAACTACCGCATGGTGAACGAGACACCGGTCTACTCG GTGTCACAGCTGCTCTCAGCCATGGGCAGCCTCTGGAGCCTGTGGCTCGGCTCCTCCGTCCTCTCGGTCGTGGAGGTGCTAGAGCTGCTGCTGGACGCCATGGCTCTCACCCTGCTGCTGTGCTGCCGCTGGCTCCGCGGGTCTCAGGGCCAGCCCAGGGAGGCCATGAGGGTGCCCCCTCCAAGCCAGAGGCCAGCCAGTGGACCAGTGGCTGCAGGCACAACATCGAATGCCCCGGGACCTGGCTGCCTTCGCCTCCCACGATGCTGCCGGGACTTTAGCAGGAGTCTTGGCTGA
- the SCNN1D gene encoding amiloride-sensitive sodium channel subunit delta isoform X1 gives MARVGRPEWGQAKWQAGALLSLTSQMQAEGTGQTVGGGPGTWTCSQAPPPTLPEEERGERLIELHASFRELVTFFCTNSTIHGTIRLVCSSQNRLKTASWGLLLAGALGVLYWQFALLFEQYWRYPVIMTVSVHSERKLFPSVTLCDMNPHRPHLARHHLRVLDDFARENIYSLYQFNFSDSGDALGAEVPGPEPAFQLDRRIRLQRLRPLDGQNRVGFKLCNSTGGDCVQQAYSSGIVAAQEWYRFHYINILALLPTAHEDSHGSHFVFSCRYDDRDCHAQHFQTSHHPTYGSCYTFNSVWATHRPGVTHRISLVLRAEQQDHLPLLSTKAGIKVMIHPQDHTPFLEHQGFSIRPGTETTIDIREDEVHRLGSPYGQCMDSTGSVDVQLLYNTSYTRQACLVSCFQQLMVQTCSCGYFFYPLPAGAKYCSYMRHPAWGHCFHHLYQKLKTHQLPCTTRCPQPCRESSYKLSAGTSRWPSSTSADWVLAVLGETSRRNPWPPSASIKSWPLPLPSSPSRARTEGPTSRSRAQPLSPVPCPRISLAKVNIFYQELNYRMVNETPVYSVSQLLSAMGSLWSLWLGSSVLSVVEVLELLLDAMALTLLLCCRWLRGSQGQPREAMRVPPPSQRPASGPVAAGTTSNAPGPGCLRLPRCCRDFSRSLG, from the exons ATGGCCCGGGTGGGGAGACCTGAGTGGGGTCAGGCCAAGTGGCAGGCTGGAGCATTGCTGAGTCTCACTTCTCAGATGCAGGCTGAAGGCACGGGCCAAACAGTGGGCGGGGGGCCAGGAACCTGGACGTGTTCCCAGGCACCCCCACCAACACTGCCCGAGGAAGAACGTGGAGAGAGGCTGATAGAGCTGCACGCCTCCTTCAGGGAGCTGGTCACCTTCTTCTGCACCAACTCCACTATCCACGGCACCATCCGCCTTGTCTGCTCCAGCCAGAACCGCCTCAAGACGGCCTCCTGGGGGCTACTGCTGGCAGGAGCCCTGGGCGTACTCTACTGGCAGTTCGCGCTCCTCTTCGAGCAGTACTGGCGTTACCCGGTCATCATGACAGTGTCCGTGCACTCGGAGCGCAAGCTCTTCCCTTCAGTCACTCTGTGCGACATGAACCCACACCG gccaCACTTAGCCCGCCACCATCTGCGGGTTCTGGATGACTTTGCCAGGGAGAACATCTACTCCCTGTATCAGTTCAACTTTAGCGACAGCGGGGACGCCCTGGGGGCCGAGGTCCCAGGTCCAGAGCCCGCCTTCCAGCTGGACCGTAGGATCCGCCTGCAGAGGCTGAGACCCTTGGACGGCCAGAACAGAGTGGGCTTCAAACTG TGTAACAGCACTGGAGGCGACTGTGTTCAGCAAGCCTACTCCTCCGGCATTGTAGCCGCCCAGGAGTGGTACCGCTTCCACTACATAAACATCCTGGCCCTGCTGCCCACTGCCCATGAGGACAGCCACGGCAGCCACTTTGTCTTCTCCTGCCGCTACGACGACCGGGACTGCCATGCCCA GCACTTCCAGACATCCCACCACCCCACCTACGGCAGCTGCTACACCTTCaacagtgtctgggccacacacCGGCCGGGCGTCACCCACA GGATCAGCCTGGTCCTCAGGGCTGAGCAGCAGGACCACCTCCCTCTGCTGTCCACGAAGGCCGGCATCAAGGTCATGATCCATCCACAAGACCACACGCCCTTCCTGGAGCATCAGGGCTTCAGCATCCGGCCAGGGACAGAGACCACCATTGACATCCGTGAG GATGAGGTGCACCGGCTCGGGAGCCCCTATGGGCAGTGCATGGACAGCACAGGCAGCGTGGACGTGCAGCTACTGTACAACACCTCCTATACCAGGCAG GCCTGCCTGGTCTCCTGCTTTCAGCAGCTGATGGTGCAGACCTGCTCCTGCGGCTACTTCTTCTACCCTCTGCCGGCGGGGGCCAAGTACTGCAGCTACATGCGGCACCCAGCCTGGG GTCACTGCTTCCACCACCTCTACCAGAAACTGAAGACCCACCAGCTTCCCTGCACCACCCGATGCCCGCAGCCTTGCAG GGAGTCGTCGTACAAGCTCTCTGCCGGGACCTCCAGATGGCCTTCCTCCACATCAGCC GACTGggtcctggctgtgctgggtgagACAAGCCGACGGAACCCATGGCCACCTTCTGCCTCCATCAAGTCCTGGCCGctgcccctgccctcctcacccTCCAGGGCCCGCACAGAAGGCCCCACCAGCAGGTCTAGGGCTCAGCCCCTCTCACCTGTGCCCTGCCCCAGGATCAGCCTGGCCAAGGTGAACATTTTCTATCAGGAGCTCAACTACCGCATGGTGAACGAGACACCGGTCTACTCG GTGTCACAGCTGCTCTCAGCCATGGGCAGCCTCTGGAGCCTGTGGCTCGGCTCCTCCGTCCTCTCGGTCGTGGAGGTGCTAGAGCTGCTGCTGGACGCCATGGCTCTCACCCTGCTGCTGTGCTGCCGCTGGCTCCGCGGGTCTCAGGGCCAGCCCAGGGAGGCCATGAGGGTGCCCCCTCCAAGCCAGAGGCCAGCCAGTGGACCAGTGGCTGCAGGCACAACATCGAATGCCCCGGGACCTGGCTGCCTTCGCCTCCCACGATGCTGCCGGGACTTTAGCAGGAGTCTTGGCTGA
- the SCNN1D gene encoding amiloride-sensitive sodium channel subunit delta isoform X3, whose translation MSLGQHWGNTLEQMQAEGTGQTVGGGPGTWTCSQAPPPTLPEEERGERLIELHASFRELVTFFCTNSTIHGTIRLVCSSQNRLKTASWGLLLAGALGVLYWQFALLFEQYWRYPVIMTVSVHSERKLFPSVTLCDMNPHRPHLARHHLRVLDDFARENIYSLYQFNFSDSGDALGAEVPGPEPAFQLDRRIRLQRLRPLDGQNRVGFKLCNSTGGDCVQQAYSSGIVAAQEWYRFHYINILALLPTAHEDSHGSHFVFSCRYDDRDCHAQHFQTSHHPTYGSCYTFNSVWATHRPGVTHRISLVLRAEQQDHLPLLSTKAGIKVMIHPQDHTPFLEHQGFSIRPGTETTIDIREDEVHRLGSPYGQCMDSTGSVDVQLLYNTSYTRQACLVSCFQQLMVQTCSCGYFFYPLPAGAKYCSYMRHPAWGHCFHHLYQKLKTHQLPCTTRCPQPCRESSYKLSAGTSRWPSSTSADWVLAVLGETSRRNPWPPSASIKSWPLPLPSSPSRARTEGPTSRSRAQPLSPVPCPRISLAKVNIFYQELNYRMVNETPVYSVSQLLSAMGSLWSLWLGSSVLSVVEVLELLLDAMALTLLLCCRWLRGSQGQPREAMRVPPPSQRPASGPVAAGTTSNAPGPGCLRLPRCCRDFSRSLG comes from the exons ATGTCTCTGGGACAGCACTGGGGCAACACTTTGGAGCAG ATGCAGGCTGAAGGCACGGGCCAAACAGTGGGCGGGGGGCCAGGAACCTGGACGTGTTCCCAGGCACCCCCACCAACACTGCCCGAGGAAGAACGTGGAGAGAGGCTGATAGAGCTGCACGCCTCCTTCAGGGAGCTGGTCACCTTCTTCTGCACCAACTCCACTATCCACGGCACCATCCGCCTTGTCTGCTCCAGCCAGAACCGCCTCAAGACGGCCTCCTGGGGGCTACTGCTGGCAGGAGCCCTGGGCGTACTCTACTGGCAGTTCGCGCTCCTCTTCGAGCAGTACTGGCGTTACCCGGTCATCATGACAGTGTCCGTGCACTCGGAGCGCAAGCTCTTCCCTTCAGTCACTCTGTGCGACATGAACCCACACCG gccaCACTTAGCCCGCCACCATCTGCGGGTTCTGGATGACTTTGCCAGGGAGAACATCTACTCCCTGTATCAGTTCAACTTTAGCGACAGCGGGGACGCCCTGGGGGCCGAGGTCCCAGGTCCAGAGCCCGCCTTCCAGCTGGACCGTAGGATCCGCCTGCAGAGGCTGAGACCCTTGGACGGCCAGAACAGAGTGGGCTTCAAACTG TGTAACAGCACTGGAGGCGACTGTGTTCAGCAAGCCTACTCCTCCGGCATTGTAGCCGCCCAGGAGTGGTACCGCTTCCACTACATAAACATCCTGGCCCTGCTGCCCACTGCCCATGAGGACAGCCACGGCAGCCACTTTGTCTTCTCCTGCCGCTACGACGACCGGGACTGCCATGCCCA GCACTTCCAGACATCCCACCACCCCACCTACGGCAGCTGCTACACCTTCaacagtgtctgggccacacacCGGCCGGGCGTCACCCACA GGATCAGCCTGGTCCTCAGGGCTGAGCAGCAGGACCACCTCCCTCTGCTGTCCACGAAGGCCGGCATCAAGGTCATGATCCATCCACAAGACCACACGCCCTTCCTGGAGCATCAGGGCTTCAGCATCCGGCCAGGGACAGAGACCACCATTGACATCCGTGAG GATGAGGTGCACCGGCTCGGGAGCCCCTATGGGCAGTGCATGGACAGCACAGGCAGCGTGGACGTGCAGCTACTGTACAACACCTCCTATACCAGGCAG GCCTGCCTGGTCTCCTGCTTTCAGCAGCTGATGGTGCAGACCTGCTCCTGCGGCTACTTCTTCTACCCTCTGCCGGCGGGGGCCAAGTACTGCAGCTACATGCGGCACCCAGCCTGGG GTCACTGCTTCCACCACCTCTACCAGAAACTGAAGACCCACCAGCTTCCCTGCACCACCCGATGCCCGCAGCCTTGCAG GGAGTCGTCGTACAAGCTCTCTGCCGGGACCTCCAGATGGCCTTCCTCCACATCAGCC GACTGggtcctggctgtgctgggtgagACAAGCCGACGGAACCCATGGCCACCTTCTGCCTCCATCAAGTCCTGGCCGctgcccctgccctcctcacccTCCAGGGCCCGCACAGAAGGCCCCACCAGCAGGTCTAGGGCTCAGCCCCTCTCACCTGTGCCCTGCCCCAGGATCAGCCTGGCCAAGGTGAACATTTTCTATCAGGAGCTCAACTACCGCATGGTGAACGAGACACCGGTCTACTCG GTGTCACAGCTGCTCTCAGCCATGGGCAGCCTCTGGAGCCTGTGGCTCGGCTCCTCCGTCCTCTCGGTCGTGGAGGTGCTAGAGCTGCTGCTGGACGCCATGGCTCTCACCCTGCTGCTGTGCTGCCGCTGGCTCCGCGGGTCTCAGGGCCAGCCCAGGGAGGCCATGAGGGTGCCCCCTCCAAGCCAGAGGCCAGCCAGTGGACCAGTGGCTGCAGGCACAACATCGAATGCCCCGGGACCTGGCTGCCTTCGCCTCCCACGATGCTGCCGGGACTTTAGCAGGAGTCTTGGCTGA
- the SCNN1D gene encoding amiloride-sensitive sodium channel subunit delta isoform X4 codes for MPMHREGAASRPHLARHHLRVLDDFARENIYSLYQFNFSDSGDALGAEVPGPEPAFQLDRRIRLQRLRPLDGQNRVGFKLCNSTGGDCVQQAYSSGIVAAQEWYRFHYINILALLPTAHEDSHGSHFVFSCRYDDRDCHAQHFQTSHHPTYGSCYTFNSVWATHRPGVTHRISLVLRAEQQDHLPLLSTKAGIKVMIHPQDHTPFLEHQGFSIRPGTETTIDIREDEVHRLGSPYGQCMDSTGSVDVQLLYNTSYTRQACLVSCFQQLMVQTCSCGYFFYPLPAGAKYCSYMRHPAWGHCFHHLYQKLKTHQLPCTTRCPQPCRESSYKLSAGTSRWPSSTSADWVLAVLGETSRRNPWPPSASIKSWPLPLPSSPSRARTEGPTSRSRAQPLSPVPCPRISLAKVNIFYQELNYRMVNETPVYSVSQLLSAMGSLWSLWLGSSVLSVVEVLELLLDAMALTLLLCCRWLRGSQGQPREAMRVPPPSQRPASGPVAAGTTSNAPGPGCLRLPRCCRDFSRSLG; via the exons ATGCCCATGCACAGGGAGGGTGCAGCCTCGAG gccaCACTTAGCCCGCCACCATCTGCGGGTTCTGGATGACTTTGCCAGGGAGAACATCTACTCCCTGTATCAGTTCAACTTTAGCGACAGCGGGGACGCCCTGGGGGCCGAGGTCCCAGGTCCAGAGCCCGCCTTCCAGCTGGACCGTAGGATCCGCCTGCAGAGGCTGAGACCCTTGGACGGCCAGAACAGAGTGGGCTTCAAACTG TGTAACAGCACTGGAGGCGACTGTGTTCAGCAAGCCTACTCCTCCGGCATTGTAGCCGCCCAGGAGTGGTACCGCTTCCACTACATAAACATCCTGGCCCTGCTGCCCACTGCCCATGAGGACAGCCACGGCAGCCACTTTGTCTTCTCCTGCCGCTACGACGACCGGGACTGCCATGCCCA GCACTTCCAGACATCCCACCACCCCACCTACGGCAGCTGCTACACCTTCaacagtgtctgggccacacacCGGCCGGGCGTCACCCACA GGATCAGCCTGGTCCTCAGGGCTGAGCAGCAGGACCACCTCCCTCTGCTGTCCACGAAGGCCGGCATCAAGGTCATGATCCATCCACAAGACCACACGCCCTTCCTGGAGCATCAGGGCTTCAGCATCCGGCCAGGGACAGAGACCACCATTGACATCCGTGAG GATGAGGTGCACCGGCTCGGGAGCCCCTATGGGCAGTGCATGGACAGCACAGGCAGCGTGGACGTGCAGCTACTGTACAACACCTCCTATACCAGGCAG GCCTGCCTGGTCTCCTGCTTTCAGCAGCTGATGGTGCAGACCTGCTCCTGCGGCTACTTCTTCTACCCTCTGCCGGCGGGGGCCAAGTACTGCAGCTACATGCGGCACCCAGCCTGGG GTCACTGCTTCCACCACCTCTACCAGAAACTGAAGACCCACCAGCTTCCCTGCACCACCCGATGCCCGCAGCCTTGCAG GGAGTCGTCGTACAAGCTCTCTGCCGGGACCTCCAGATGGCCTTCCTCCACATCAGCC GACTGggtcctggctgtgctgggtgagACAAGCCGACGGAACCCATGGCCACCTTCTGCCTCCATCAAGTCCTGGCCGctgcccctgccctcctcacccTCCAGGGCCCGCACAGAAGGCCCCACCAGCAGGTCTAGGGCTCAGCCCCTCTCACCTGTGCCCTGCCCCAGGATCAGCCTGGCCAAGGTGAACATTTTCTATCAGGAGCTCAACTACCGCATGGTGAACGAGACACCGGTCTACTCG GTGTCACAGCTGCTCTCAGCCATGGGCAGCCTCTGGAGCCTGTGGCTCGGCTCCTCCGTCCTCTCGGTCGTGGAGGTGCTAGAGCTGCTGCTGGACGCCATGGCTCTCACCCTGCTGCTGTGCTGCCGCTGGCTCCGCGGGTCTCAGGGCCAGCCCAGGGAGGCCATGAGGGTGCCCCCTCCAAGCCAGAGGCCAGCCAGTGGACCAGTGGCTGCAGGCACAACATCGAATGCCCCGGGACCTGGCTGCCTTCGCCTCCCACGATGCTGCCGGGACTTTAGCAGGAGTCTTGGCTGA